One stretch of Prunus persica cultivar Lovell chromosome G1, Prunus_persica_NCBIv2, whole genome shotgun sequence DNA includes these proteins:
- the LOC18791528 gene encoding heat shock 70 kDa protein 8 yields MAEPAYTVASDSETTGEEKLSATFSETAIGIDIGTSQCSVAVWNGSQVELLKNTRNQKMMRSYVTFKDENPSGGVSSQLANEQDVLSGAAIFNMKRLIGRVDTDPVVHSSKSLPFLVQTLGIGVRPLIAALVNNVWRSTTPEEVVAIFLVELKAMAEIRLKRPIKNVVLTIPASFSRFQLTRIERACAMAGLHVLRLMPEPTAVALLYAQQNASQNTNTGSEKIALIFNMGAGYCDVAVTATAGGVSQIKALAGSAIGGEDLLQNMMRHLLPDSESLLTSCGLDDIKSVGLLRVATQEAIHSLSSQTNVQVDVDLGNGTKICKVVDRGEFEEVNQDVFDKCASLIIQCLHDAKVDTEDVSDVIVVGGCSYIPKIKSLVMSTCKKQELYKGMNPLEAAVSGAALEGAVASGLSDPFGSLDLLTIQATPLAIGIRADGNNFVPIIPRSTTMPAQKDLIFTTAHDNQAEALIIVYEGEGKKVEENHLLGYFKITGIPLAPKGVPEIRVILDIDASSVLRVLAGVLMPGSHQPVNPVMGVRMPTVDDGHGWCAEALNRVYGSTLDLVTVQRKI; encoded by the coding sequence ATGGCTGAGCCAGCGTACACCGTGGCATCCGATAGTGAAACTACTGGAGAGGAAAAATTGTCAGCCACTTTTTCTGAAACTGCAATTGGAATTGACATTGGCACTTCACAGTGCAGTGTTGCGGTCTGGAATGGTTCCCAGGTTGAGCTCCTTAAGAATACTAGAAACCAGAAGATGATGCGTTCATATGTCACATTCAAGGATGAGAACCCATCAGGGGGAGTAAGCAGTCAACTCGCGAATGAGCAGGACGTGTTATCCGGAGCTGCAATCTTCAACATGAAACGCTTAATTGGCAGAGTTGATACTGATCCAGTTGTCCACTCAAGCAAGAGCCTACCGTTTTTAGTACAAACATTGGGCATTGGGGTGCGCCCATTAATTGCAGCCTTGGTGAACAATGTGTGGAGGTCCACCACTCCTGAAGAAGTAGTGGCAATATTTTTGGTGGAACTCAAGGCAATGGCAGAAATCCGGTTGAAACGGCCCATAAAAAATGTTGTTCTGACCATTCCAGCTTCATTCAGCCGATTCCAGCTGACTCGTATTGAAAGAGCTTGTGCCATGGCTGGTCTTCATGTACTCAGACTGATGCCTGAACCAACTGCTGTTGCGTTGTTATATGCTCAACAGAATGCATCTCAGAACACAAATACTGGATCAGAGAAGATTGCTCTAATCTTCAATATGGGTGCTGGATACTGTGATGTAGCTGTAACTGCTACGGCTGGAGGAGTTTCTCAAATAAAAGCCTTAGCAGGATCTGCCATTGGAGGGGAAGACTTGCTTCAGAATATGATGCGTCATCTGTTGCCAGATTCCGAGAGTCTTTTAACTAGTTGTGGACTTGATGATATAAAATCTGTGGGCTTACTTCGAGTTGCAACCCAAGAGGCAATACACAGTCTCTCCTCCCAAACTAATGTTCAAGTTGATGTTGACTTGGGAAATGGAAcaaaaatatgtaaagttGTGGATCGCGGGGAATTTGAGGAAGTTAACCAAGATGTGTTTGATAAGTGTGCGAGCCTCATAATCCAGTGCTTGCACGATGCAAAGGTTGATACTGAGGATGTGAGCGATGTAATAGTTGTTGGTGGATGTTCGTATATTCCAAAGATAAAAAGCCTTGTCATGAGCACATGCAAAAAGCAGGAGCTTTACAAAGGAATGAACCCATTGGAAGCTGCTGTCTCTGGAGCAGCACTAGAAGGAGCGGTGGCATCAGGTCTTAGTGATCCCTTTGGAAGTTTGGACTTGCTAACCATTCAAGCCACTCCTTTGGCCATTGGTATTCGAGCTGATGGAAACAACTTTGTGCCCATCATACCTAGAAGCACCACAATGCCAGCACAAAAAGATCTGATTTTCACAACCGCCCATGATAATCAAGCTGAAGCACTGATAATTGTGTATGAAGGAGAGGGGAAGAAGGTGGAAGAAAATCATTTGCTGGGCTATTTCAAGATCACGGGAATTCCGCTGGCCCCAAAAGGAGTTCCAGAAATAAGAGTAATACTGGACATTGATGCTTCAAGCGTGCTGCGAGTTTTGGCTGGGGTCTTGATGCCAGGATCTCATCAACCAGTAAATCCAGTCATGGGAGTGAGGATGCCGACAGTTGATGACGGTCACGGCTGGTGTGCTGAAGCCCTAAACAGAGTTTATGGTTCTACTCTAGACTTGGTAACAGTGCAGAGGAAGATATAG